The region CGCTTGAAAAGGCAAAAAGCGGACTTTATGACGTGCTTTTGGTTGATACCGCGGGACGTCTGGCTATAGATGAAGCTTTGATGAGTGAGATAAAAAGTATAAAAGCAGATCTTAATCCGCATGAAATTTTCTATGTTGCCGATGCGATGAGCGGGCAGGACGGTATAAAATCCGCAGCAGGATTTAATGATACTTTGGCGATAACAGGCGTAGTGCTATCTAAATTTGACTCAGATAGCAAAGGTGGTGTCGCTATAGGAATAGCAAAGCAGCTAAATATCCCGCTTAGATTTGTTGGAATTGGCGAAAAAACAGCTGATTTGGAGAGCTTTATACCTGATCGCATAGTAAGCAGGATTATGGGTGAGGGAGACTTGGCGACTTTGGCTGAAAAAACAAGCGCTATTATCGATGAGAAAGAGGCAAAAAGACTCAATAAAAAGATAAAAAAAGGTCAGTTTAATTTTAACGACTTTTTAGAGCAGATGGAAAGCGTTAAAAAACTTGGAAATATGAAGTCGCTCATAGGCATGATCCCTGGTCTTTCAGGCGTGGCAAATCAGATAAAAGATATAGATTTGGATAACTCAAAAGAGATAATTCATATAAGAGCCATGATAAATTCCATGACTTTAAAGGAGCGTGAAAATCCCGATCTTTTAAATAATAGCAGAAAAAGACGTTTGGCACAAGGTGCGGGCCTTAGTCAGGTAGAGGTTAATAGATTTCTTAAGCAATTTACAAACGCTTCAAAAATCGCTAAGAAATTTTCAGGAAAAGACGGCATGAGAGGACTTGGAAATTTACTTTCTCAAGCCAAGATAAATCGCCCTAGTTAAAAATGGGCTTAAATTTGGGTATAATTGTGCCTAAATTTAAGCCTTATTTAAAATTTAGAAGGAGAAACAAGATATGGCAACAGTAGTAAGACTAACAAGAATGGGGCGCAAGAAAAGACCATTTTATCGTATAGTTGTAACAGACAGCAGAAAAAGAAGAGACGGTGGCTGGATAGAGTCTATAGGATACTATAATCCAATGGTTGAGCCTGAAGTTGTTAAATTTGATGCCGAGCGCCTTGCTTATTGGAAGGGTGTAGGTGCACAACTTAGCGATAGAGTTGCAAAAATAACTAGCAAATAATAACAATGGTTGAAGATTTTTTACGCGAATACGCAAAACTTATAGCAGATTTTCCCGACAAAGTAAAAGTCGAAAGAGTAGAGTTGGGAGAGAATTTCGCCGAAGTGATAGTCTATGCCGATAAGGTGGATACTGGCAAACTTATAGGAAAAGACGGTAGAATGATAAATGCTATAAAAACTGTAATAATAGGTTGCAAAGCAAAATATGCGACCTCATATAGGGTTACGGTAAAGCCACTTGAAGAGTGATCTGGTAGAAGTCGGCATACTCGGTAAAAGCGTCGGCTTAAAGGGCTTTGTTAAACTTCATGACAAAAGTGACTTTCCTAAACAATTTAAAAAAGATGCAAAATTTATAGATAAAGACGGTAACGAGCTAGTTGTAAAAAGCTTTAATAGTGCAAATAGCTCTATCCTTTTTTATGATTTTGAAGATATTGATTTGGCTAAAACTCTTACAAATCGCACTATATATACCACTCAAGAACTTACTCGTCAAACTTGCAATCTAAAAAAAGATGAGTTTTTTTATTTTGATATTTTGGGATGTAAAATTTACGAAAATGATCAAAATTTAGGAGTAGTTGAGGATATAGAAGACGGCAGTGCAAATCATCTTTTTTGTATTAAGACTGATGATGAGCTTGTTCAAAAAGGACTTGCTAAGAATTTTTACATACCCTATATAAATGCCTACGTAGAAAAAATAGATATACAAAACAAGATAATTTATACGAAAAACGCTTTTTTGATCTTAGAAAATTCATGATTAAATTCACTTTTATCACGCTTTTTGAAAATTTAATCAAGCCTTATTTTACGGACTCTATTTTAGGTCGTGCAACTAACAAAGGACTAATAAAGCTTGAGTTTGTAAATCCAAGAAATTTTAGTAAAGATAAGCATAAAAAAGTTGATGATTATATGATAGGAGGCGGAGCGGGACTGCTTATGAGCGTTCAGCCTCTTGAAGATGCGATAAAATCTGTAAAAGAAAAAAACTTAAACACTCATTTTGTTTTTTTAACTCCTGCTGCAAAGAAATTTGAACAAGAAGATACAAAAAGGTTGTCCAAAAAAGAGCATATTTGCTTTATTTGCGGAAGATACGAAGGGGTTGATGAGAGAATTGTCGAAAGATACGTAGATGAAGTTTTTTGCATAGGTGATTTTGTGCTTACCGGCGGAGAATTGCCTGCTCTTTGTATGAGTGATGCTATATCTAGGAATATAAGCGGAGTTTTGGGCAATGAAGAGAGCTTAAGTGAAGAGAGTTTTGAGCAAGGACTTTTAGAATCTCCTGCTTTTACCAAGCCAAATTCATATGAAAATTTAAATGTTGTTTCAGACTTTTTAAAGGGAAATCATGCTAAAATCAGGGTTTTAAAAAATGATATGGCGTGCTTCAAAACTAGGTTTTTCCGTCCTGATTTATACCGAAAATACAAGCCGCTGATGAAGGATAAAAGATGAGAAATAAGTATATTGAAGCATTTGAAAATGCTCAAATTGCAAGTAAGTCTGTGCCTGAATTTCGTGCCGGCGACACACTTCGTGTAGCTATTCGTATTAAAGAGGGCGACAAAACCAGAGTTCAAAACTTTGAAGGCATTTGTATAGCTAGACGTGGAAGCGGAACCGGTGAAACATTTATGATTAGAAAGATCGGAGCAAACAGTGTTGGCGTTGAGAGAATTTTCCCGATCTACAGCGATAGTCTTGAGAGCATAACTGTCCTAAGACGCGGTCGCGTAAGACGTGCGAAGCTATTTTATCTACGCGATAGACGCGGTAAATCTGCACGTATTAGAGAGCTTAAAAAATAATTTTATACTTGCCAAAAGAGATCTTTTTCTTTTGGCTTTTAACTCTTTCTAATAACTTTGAACTTTATTTTATATTAAATAATTTTTATTTTAATATCTGCAATAGGCTATATGTCTATCTATTTTTATACTTTTTAAGAATCGCATTAGTTTGAATTAAACTTTTTTATTTTTTAGTTTAAAATGAGCAGTAAAAAATAAAAGAGCTTTTGTTGCTTATTTGAAGATATTTGTCTAAATTTTTATTACAATTAAGTTTTTTGTTTTTCTAGTTCAATAGCATTAAAGTAAAAAGATAGAAAGATATAAATTAGAATTTGATTTCGGGTTTGTAGTATATTCAATACCGTTGTTTATCGTGGAGTTTTAATTAGGCTAATAGAATATAAATTTAATTGGCTTTTATGACTAAAAATGATTTCCATCTAAAGCCTTTTATAAAATACAAAAATACTCTTAATTTGAATCAATAAAAAATTAATATCCAAAAGTTAAAATTACCACATATTTTTAAAAGGATGCAAATGCAAAAGATTGTTTGGAAAGACGAGAATTTTAACGGTATAAAGGTAGTAAAACTATTTGAAGGCTCAGGCAGTAAAGAGATACGCATAAATTTGCAAAAAGGGCATGAAATGAAAGAGCATCAAGCGCCTGGAGCTATAATGGTTCAAGTACTTAGCGGAAAGATCAAATTTAGCGTAGGAAGCGATGTGCAAATTTTAAATTCTCTTGATATGATCGCACTTGATGCCAATATCCCGCATGCATTACATGCACTTGAAGATAGTATCGTTAGATTAAGCTTAAGTAAAAACGACGATGTTAGTCGAGTTTTTAAAGTTTTAAACGCTTAAAATCTTAATTTAAAAAATTAAAATTTATATTTTATAAAATACCTCATTCTTTTGTGTAGTTGATAGAATATATTAACTACATATTTACATTTTCTTTATTTAAAACTATATATTTTAATCTAAATTTTATTTTGCATTCAAAGATAGTATGATCTATATATTATTTTTTGATCAATATCTCATCTTAACTTAAATTTGCTCTATTCTAAATACATAAATTTTTGAATAATATTCTTTATATATAAAAAACAAAACAACCCTTAATCTAAATATAATTTAAGCAAAGTCTAAAATTATAAATAAAAAATAAATTTAAATGTACAAAAAACTGCCTAAAAATTAATTTTTTAATTTAAAAATTATAAAAGTTGTAGTATAGTTTCAATAATTAAATTTTTTCAAAGGAGAATCCATTATGGGAACCAGAAAAGAACACGATTTTATAGGTGAGCTTGAAATTTCTGATGACGTTTATTACGGCGTTCAGACTTTTAGGGCTCTTGAAAATTTCCACATGACAGGAAGAAGGCTAAGCGAGTATCCTTATTTTATAAAAGCATTTGCCCAAATCAAAAAAGCCGCAGCTTTGGCAAATAAACAAGTAGGAGTACTTGATGCCACAAAGGCCGATGCTATCGCTAAAGCTTGCGATAGATTGATCGCGGGAGAATTCCAAGATCAATTTGTAGTCGATATGATCCAAGGTGGTGCAGGAACTTCTACAAACATGAACTCAAATGAGGTTATCACAAATGTTGCTCTTGAGAGTATGGGTCACAAAAAAGGAGAATATCAATACCTTCATCCAAATGATCATACAAATTTAGGTCAAAGCACCAATGACACATATCCAAGCTCTATCAAAGTAGCGGCTTACGCGAAGCTAACAGACCTGCTAAAAGCTATGGAAAATTTGAAAAACGAACTTGAAGTTAAGGCAAAAGAGTTTAAAGATATAATAAAAATGGGTAGAACAGAGCTTGAAGATGCCGTTCCTACAACACTTGGAAATACTTTTAACGCATTTGCAAGCTACATAAAAAGCGATATAGAAAAGATTAAAGCAGCCAGAGAGAGCATGACATATCTAAATATGGGCGCTACTGCGATAGGTACAGGTATAAATTGCCATCCTGACTACAAAGCGGCAGTTCATAAAATTTTAAGCGAAATTACGGGTGTTGATTTTAAACCTGCCGAGGATTTTATCGCAGCTACTCAAGATACCGGTGATTTTGTTCATGTAAGTGGCGCTTTAAAAACAGCTGCGGTTCGCCTAAGCAAAATCGCAAACGATCTTCGTCTTATGAACTCAGGTCCAAGATGCGGTCTTGGCGAGATAAATTTACCTCAAATGCAACCAGGTAGCTCAATCATGCCTGGTAAAGTAAATCCTGTTATCGCTGAAGTTGTAGGCGAGGCTTGCTATGAAGTTATCGGCAACGACGTAACTATAATGCTTTGCTCTGAAAGAGGCGAATTTGAACTAAACGCATTTGAACCGGGAATTGCTTACGGACTATTTAACTCTTTGGTAATTCTTGAAAATGCTATGAATACGCTAGCTGAAAAAGCTATCAAAAAACTAACTGCAAATCCTGAAGCTTGCTTAAAATCAGTTCTAGGATCAGTCGGTATAGTTACGGCATTTAACCCTTATATAGGTTATGAAAAATCAGCAAGCATCGCTAAAGAAGCTCTTTCTACAGGTAAAGCTGTCGGCGACATCTGCCTAGAAAGAGGTTATTTAACTAAAGAAGAGATAGATAAAATTTTAGAGCCTAAAAATATGCTAAACCCACACATGGGTGAGTAAAATTAGGCTTATTTGATAATTGGCGTGTCAAATTTGGTCGGCGCGCCAAAATTTGATTAAAAGTGAAAAATAAATTTCATAAAGGAGATTCTTATGGATATAATGCTGATTTTACAGATTATAGTCCTATTTGGGGGTATCTACCTAGGTGTTAAACTAGGGGGTATGGGAGTTGGTTACGCAGGCGGTCTTGGTGTTGTTGTTTTAGCAATGCTTGGTATGAAAGTCGAGATGAAGGGTATTCCTATGGACGTTATCCTTATCATCGCATCGGTTATCTCTGCAATTACTGCTATGCAAGTTGCTGGAGGACTTGATTATCTTGTTCAGGTTGCGTCTAAAATTTTACGCAAAAATCCAAAACAAATTAACTTTTTAGCTCCTGTCGTTACTTATCTTTTAACGATATTTGCAGGTACCGGACATACGGCTTTTTCAATGCTTCCTGTTATTACCGAAGTTGCTAAAGGACAAAATATCAAGCCTAGTGCACCTCTTGCTCTTTCGGTCGTTTCATCTCAGGTTGCAATTACCGCAAGCCCGATTTCAGCGGCTTTTGTTGCGATGACAGGCGTTGTAGAGCCTCTTGGTGTTAGTTATCCGATGCTTTTATTTATCTGCGTCTCTACGACATTTGTCGCTATGCTTGCAACTTCATTTTTTGTAAATAAATTTTACGATCTTGACCTTTCAAAAGATCCTATATATCAAGAAAGACTTGCAAAAGGTCTTGTAGAAGAAGTTAAAGATGCCGAGTACAAAGAGCTTAAACCTTATGCAAAAAGATCGGTTGCCGTTTTTGCCATAGGCGTTTTAATTATCGTAGCTTATGCGCTTGCTATTTCAAAGAGTGTAGGGCTTGTTGAAAATCCTATTCTAACAAGAGATAACGCAATTATAAGCTTCATGCTAACTATCGGTTTTGTTATTGTGGTTCTTTGTAAAGTGGATACAGGCAAATTGCTTTCAACCAGCACTTTTCAAAGCGGTATGAATGCGTGCATCTGCGTGATCGGTATTGCCTGGCTTGGAACGACATTTGTAAACGGACACATTGAGAGTATTAAAGATATAGCTCAAGCGGTTGTTACTAAGTACCCGTTTGTTTTAGCTGTAGCGCTTTATTTCTTAAGCTGCCTGCTCTATTCACAAGCTGCAACAACTCGCGTTATGATGCCTGCGGTTGCCGTTGCTCTTGGTATGACAAGTCCTGAAAATGCGCAACACGTTTGGATTTTAGTCGCTTCATTTGCAGCTGTTTCCGGACTATTTGTTCTTCCTACATATCCTACAACGCTTGGTGCTATCGCAATGGATGATACCGGAACTACGAAAGTGGGCAAATTTGTATTTAACCACTCGTTCTTTGTTCCTGGCACGATCATGATTGCAATATCTGTTGGACTTGGATTTTTAATAGCTCCTATATTGATATAAGAGTTTTATATAGACTTAAGCCAAGAGAAATTCTCTCTTGGTTTTAAATTTAAGGAAATTAAATGAAACGAATCGGAATTATGGGCGGAATGGGACCTCTTGCGACTATTGATCTTTATGCAAAGATAGTTGAGCTAACGGACGCAAAAAAAGATCAAGACAACATACCTATCATCATAGATAACTACCCTCAAATTCCCGATAGAACGGCTTATATACTTCACGGCGGCGAAGATCCGTTTCCTTTTATGAAAGAAGCAGCACTTAGGCTTAAAAACGCAGGATGCGAGGCTGTTTGCATATCTTGCAATACCGCTCACTATTTTGCTCCTAGGCTTGAAGAGGAGTGCGGTATAAACATCCTTCATATAGCAAAAATAGCCACTAAGGCGATAAGCACAAATTTCCCAAATGCTAAAAAAATAGCCGTCATAGCGACTACCGGGACTACAAAAGCTAAAATTTATGAAGACGAGCTGGTTACAAACGGATTTGAATGCGTCCAAATTCCTGAAAATTTACTTTCAAATATCATGGACTGCATCTATAAAGGCGCTAAAGCAAACAACTTAGAAGCTTACATCTCTCTTTTTAACGAAACGATAGAGCTTATAGAAGCTGATACTTATATAGCGGCTTGTACTGAAATTCCGCTATTTTTGCCGTATGCGGATAAAAAAGATAAATTTGTAGATGCGACTCTTGAGCTTGCAAAAGCGGCTGTGAAATTCGGACTTCAAAAGTAAAATTTAAGCGCAAATTTGAAGCCGATCAGTCAAATTTGCTCTTAAATTCTCAAATTTAACTCTCAATTAAAATAAATTTTTATAAAATCTTTGTTAATTATAAAATTTCAAAGGTTTTTCGTGTCACACTCCGAAACTAGCGGTTTATATTTCGGCGCTTTTGTCATACTTTTTTTAGCGACTTTCGTTTTTAGCTTGATTGTCTTTTTATCAAGCAAGATAGGCGCAAAATTAGCAAATAAAAACTCCGAGCGTCTAAAACTTGCCATATACGAGTGCGGACCTGAAACGATAAAGCAGCCAAACCGCATCAATACTCACTATTTTACATACGCGATACTCTTTATTCTTTTTGACGTTGAGGTTATATTTATGTTTCCATGGGCGGTTGATTTTAAAATTTTAGGAGTTTTTGGATTTGTTGAGATGTTGCTTTTTATCACGCTTTTATCGGTAGGATTTATCTATGCTTGGGGGAAAGGAGCGTTTGAGTGGCAGGGCGTGAAATGAATTATGCCGCAAACGCCGGTTTGCCGGTAGTTTTAACGACAGTCGATAAGCTTGTGCAGTGGGGTCGTAGTAACTCGCTTTGGGCGCTTAGTTACGGGCTTGCGTGTTGCGCGATAGAGATGATGGCAAGCGGGGCTAGCAGGTATGATTTTGATAGGTTTGGAACTATTTTTAGAGCCTCGCCGAGACACTCGGAAGTGATGATAATCGCAGGTACCCTTACAAAAAAGCACGCCGAATTTACAAGAAGACTATATGATCAAATGGCTGAGCCAAAGTGGGTCATATCCATGGGAAGTTGTGCAAACACGGGCGGCATGTTTAATACCTATTCAACGGTGCAAGGGGTTGATAGGATAATACCTGTTGATATCTACTTGCCGGGTTGTGCTCCGCGCCCAGAAACTCTTCAATATGCACTCATGATACTTCAAAAGAAAATTCGCAAGCAAAGTGCCTTTAGAGCTGCAAAACCAAAGAGGCTGATATAATGAGAGAGTATAAAGATAGAAATAACGCTCAGAAAAAGCACTACTATAAAGACAGCTTTTACATACCTGAAAAGACGCAGAAATTTGACGTTTACGGGAGTAAATTTGAAGAAGATATAGAGGCTTTGGCTATTGCGGGAGTTCAAATTTTAGACTCATATATAGAGCTTGATCAGCTTGTAGTGTATGTAAATAGCAAAGAAAATTTAAAAGCGCTTGAAATTTTAAGAGAAGTTGGATATGAAATTTTATGTGAAATTTCGGCTGTTGATTTTATCGTTGGCAAGGGCGGTTTTGAAGTGTTTTATCAGCTTTTATCCGTATCAAAAATAAAGCGCGCAAGGCTAAAATGCTTCGTAAAAGAGCGCGAAATGCTTGCAAGCGTGACATCACTGTATAAAAGCGCAAATTGGTCCGAGCGAGAGATGTATGATATGTTTGGGGTTTTGATCAAAAATCATCCGAATTTAAAGCGTCTTATAATGCCTGATGATTGGCACTCGCACCCGCTTTTAAAGAGCTATCCGCTTCACGGCGACGAGCAGGCGCAGTGGTATGAAGTCGATAAAATTTTCGGACGCGAATATCGAGAGGTCATAGGTCCTGAAAATCGCGACAGCGCAAGGGTTGATAGCAAAGATACGTTTAATTTTTCAAGAATTTATCATGAAGTCGGCAGAGGCGAGCCTCCAAGAGATGAAAGGGTGCTACAAGAGTATCAAGAGGATGAGGGCGTGGCGTTTGTGAAAAAAGTAAAGCGCGACAAAGCTAAAATTTTAAAGAAAAGACCGTAAATGCAAAATCCAAGCAGACTTAAGCCGTT is a window of Campylobacter sp. CCUG 57310 DNA encoding:
- the rimM gene encoding ribosome maturation factor RimM (Essential for efficient processing of 16S rRNA), with the protein product MKSDLVEVGILGKSVGLKGFVKLHDKSDFPKQFKKDAKFIDKDGNELVVKSFNSANSSILFYDFEDIDLAKTLTNRTIYTTQELTRQTCNLKKDEFFYFDILGCKIYENDQNLGVVEDIEDGSANHLFCIKTDDELVQKGLAKNFYIPYINAYVEKIDIQNKIIYTKNAFLILENS
- the trmD gene encoding tRNA (guanosine(37)-N1)-methyltransferase TrmD → MKFTFITLFENLIKPYFTDSILGRATNKGLIKLEFVNPRNFSKDKHKKVDDYMIGGGAGLLMSVQPLEDAIKSVKEKNLNTHFVFLTPAAKKFEQEDTKRLSKKEHICFICGRYEGVDERIVERYVDEVFCIGDFVLTGGELPALCMSDAISRNISGVLGNEESLSEESFEQGLLESPAFTKPNSYENLNVVSDFLKGNHAKIRVLKNDMACFKTRFFRPDLYRKYKPLMKDKR
- a CDS encoding KH domain-containing protein, producing MVEDFLREYAKLIADFPDKVKVERVELGENFAEVIVYADKVDTGKLIGKDGRMINAIKTVIIGCKAKYATSYRVTVKPLEE
- a CDS encoding NAD(P)H-quinone oxidoreductase subunit 3, with the protein product MSHSETSGLYFGAFVILFLATFVFSLIVFLSSKIGAKLANKNSERLKLAIYECGPETIKQPNRINTHYFTYAILFILFDVEVIFMFPWAVDFKILGVFGFVEMLLFITLLSVGFIYAWGKGAFEWQGVK
- a CDS encoding cupin domain-containing protein; this translates as MQKIVWKDENFNGIKVVKLFEGSGSKEIRINLQKGHEMKEHQAPGAIMVQVLSGKIKFSVGSDVQILNSLDMIALDANIPHALHALEDSIVRLSLSKNDDVSRVFKVLNA
- a CDS encoding aspartate/glutamate racemase family protein translates to MKRIGIMGGMGPLATIDLYAKIVELTDAKKDQDNIPIIIDNYPQIPDRTAYILHGGEDPFPFMKEAALRLKNAGCEAVCISCNTAHYFAPRLEEECGINILHIAKIATKAISTNFPNAKKIAVIATTGTTKAKIYEDELVTNGFECVQIPENLLSNIMDCIYKGAKANNLEAYISLFNETIELIEADTYIAACTEIPLFLPYADKKDKFVDATLELAKAAVKFGLQK
- a CDS encoding aspartate ammonia-lyase, translating into MGTRKEHDFIGELEISDDVYYGVQTFRALENFHMTGRRLSEYPYFIKAFAQIKKAAALANKQVGVLDATKADAIAKACDRLIAGEFQDQFVVDMIQGGAGTSTNMNSNEVITNVALESMGHKKGEYQYLHPNDHTNLGQSTNDTYPSSIKVAAYAKLTDLLKAMENLKNELEVKAKEFKDIIKMGRTELEDAVPTTLGNTFNAFASYIKSDIEKIKAARESMTYLNMGATAIGTGINCHPDYKAAVHKILSEITGVDFKPAEDFIAATQDTGDFVHVSGALKTAAVRLSKIANDLRLMNSGPRCGLGEINLPQMQPGSSIMPGKVNPVIAEVVGEACYEVIGNDVTIMLCSERGEFELNAFEPGIAYGLFNSLVILENAMNTLAEKAIKKLTANPEACLKSVLGSVGIVTAFNPYIGYEKSASIAKEALSTGKAVGDICLERGYLTKEEIDKILEPKNMLNPHMGE
- a CDS encoding NADH-quinone oxidoreductase subunit B family protein, with product MAGREMNYAANAGLPVVLTTVDKLVQWGRSNSLWALSYGLACCAIEMMASGASRYDFDRFGTIFRASPRHSEVMIIAGTLTKKHAEFTRRLYDQMAEPKWVISMGSCANTGGMFNTYSTVQGVDRIIPVDIYLPGCAPRPETLQYALMILQKKIRKQSAFRAAKPKRLI
- a CDS encoding anaerobic C4-dicarboxylate transporter, with protein sequence MDIMLILQIIVLFGGIYLGVKLGGMGVGYAGGLGVVVLAMLGMKVEMKGIPMDVILIIASVISAITAMQVAGGLDYLVQVASKILRKNPKQINFLAPVVTYLLTIFAGTGHTAFSMLPVITEVAKGQNIKPSAPLALSVVSSQVAITASPISAAFVAMTGVVEPLGVSYPMLLFICVSTTFVAMLATSFFVNKFYDLDLSKDPIYQERLAKGLVEEVKDAEYKELKPYAKRSVAVFAIGVLIIVAYALAISKSVGLVENPILTRDNAIISFMLTIGFVIVVLCKVDTGKLLSTSTFQSGMNACICVIGIAWLGTTFVNGHIESIKDIAQAVVTKYPFVLAVALYFLSCLLYSQAATTRVMMPAVAVALGMTSPENAQHVWILVASFAAVSGLFVLPTYPTTLGAIAMDDTGTTKVGKFVFNHSFFVPGTIMIAISVGLGFLIAPILI
- the rpsP gene encoding 30S ribosomal protein S16, whose product is MATVVRLTRMGRKKRPFYRIVVTDSRKRRDGGWIESIGYYNPMVEPEVVKFDAERLAYWKGVGAQLSDRVAKITSK
- the ffh gene encoding signal recognition particle protein; the protein is MFEQISESFRLAVSKIRFVDDEKALKNALDVLKKALLKADVHHKVTKDLLTLIEADLKQSSIGQKQFLDSIKSNLTKILTAPGNQGFVYAPVAPTVVLMAGLQGSGKTTTTVKLASYLKLRKKKVLVAACDLQRLAAVEQLRQLCEANEIELFSIENETNPIKVAKAALEKAKSGLYDVLLVDTAGRLAIDEALMSEIKSIKADLNPHEIFYVADAMSGQDGIKSAAGFNDTLAITGVVLSKFDSDSKGGVAIGIAKQLNIPLRFVGIGEKTADLESFIPDRIVSRIMGEGDLATLAEKTSAIIDEKEAKRLNKKIKKGQFNFNDFLEQMESVKKLGNMKSLIGMIPGLSGVANQIKDIDLDNSKEIIHIRAMINSMTLKERENPDLLNNSRKRRLAQGAGLSQVEVNRFLKQFTNASKIAKKFSGKDGMRGLGNLLSQAKINRPS
- a CDS encoding NADH-quinone oxidoreductase subunit C is translated as MREYKDRNNAQKKHYYKDSFYIPEKTQKFDVYGSKFEEDIEALAIAGVQILDSYIELDQLVVYVNSKENLKALEILREVGYEILCEISAVDFIVGKGGFEVFYQLLSVSKIKRARLKCFVKEREMLASVTSLYKSANWSEREMYDMFGVLIKNHPNLKRLIMPDDWHSHPLLKSYPLHGDEQAQWYEVDKIFGREYREVIGPENRDSARVDSKDTFNFSRIYHEVGRGEPPRDERVLQEYQEDEGVAFVKKVKRDKAKILKKRP
- the rplS gene encoding 50S ribosomal protein L19; translated protein: MRNKYIEAFENAQIASKSVPEFRAGDTLRVAIRIKEGDKTRVQNFEGICIARRGSGTGETFMIRKIGANSVGVERIFPIYSDSLESITVLRRGRVRRAKLFYLRDRRGKSARIRELKK